A genomic segment from Sciurus carolinensis chromosome 1, mSciCar1.2, whole genome shotgun sequence encodes:
- the Abcd3 gene encoding ATP-binding cassette sub-family D member 3 isoform X2 gives MAAFSKYLTTRNSSLAGAAFLLLYLLHKRRRALGLHGKKSGKPPLQNNEKEGKKERAVVDRVFLSRLTQILKIMVPRTFCKETGYLILIAVMLVSRTYCDVWMIQNGTLIESGIISRNKALFKEPFFKFIAATPMISLVNNFLKYGLNELKLCFRVRLTRYLYEEYLQAFTYYKMGNLDNRIANPDQLLTQDVEKFCNSVVDLYSNLIKPFLDIVLYIFKLTSAIGAEGPASMMAYLVVSGLFLTRLRRPIGKMTITEQKYEGEYRYVNSRLITNSEEIAFYNGNKREKQTIYSVFRKLVEHLHNFILFRFSMGFIDSIIAKYIATVVGYLVVSRPFLDLSHPRHLKSTHSELLEDYYQSGRMLLRMSQALGRIVLAGREMTRLAGFTARITELMQVLKDLNHGKYERTMVLQQEKGTEGVRVSPLIPGAGEIINADNIIKFDHVPLATPNGDILIRDLNFEVRSGANVLICGPNGCGKSSLFRVLGELWPLFGGRLTKPERGKLFYVPQRPYMTLGTLRDQVIYPDGREDQKKKGISDLVLKEYLDNVQLGHILEREGGWDSVQDWMDVLSGGEKQRMAMARLFYHKPQFAILDECTSAVSVDVEGYIYSHCRKVGITLFTVSHRKSLWKHHEYYLHMDGRGNYEFKQITEDTVEFGS, from the exons tAAGAAAAGTGGAAAACCACCATTACAGAACAATGAG aaagaagggaaaaaagagcgAGCTGTGGTGGACAGGGTGTTTTTATCAAGGCTCACACAGATCCTGAAAATCATGGTCCCTAGGACATTTTGTAAAGAG ACAGGATACTTGATACTTATTGCTGTTATGTTGGTGTCTCGAACATATTGTGATGTTTGGATGATTCAAAATGGGACACTCATTGAAAG tGGAATAATAAGCAGAAATAAGGCTCTATTCaaggaaccattttttaaatttatagctGCTACTCCAATG atcTCTCTGGTTAATAACTTCTTGAAGTATGGGTTAAATGAACTTAAACTGTGCTTTCGAGTAAGGCTCACCAGATACCTCTATGAGGAGTATCTCCA AGCTTTCACATATTATAAAATGGGAAATCTGGACAACAGAATAGCTAATCCAGACCAGCTGCTTACACAGGATGTAGAAAAATTTTGTAACAGTGTAGTTGATCTGTATTCAAATCTTATTAAG cCATTTTtagatatagttttatatattttcaagttaACAAGTGCAATTGGAGCTGAG GGCCCCGCAAGCATGATGGCCTACTTGGTTGTGTCTGGGCTATTCTTAACTAGACTTAGAAGGCCCATTGGTAAGATGACAATAACTGAACAAAAGTATGAAGGTGAATATAGATACGTTAATTCCCGACTCATCACAAATAG tgAAGAAATTGCCTTTTACAAtgggaacaaaagagaaaagcagacaaTCTACTCAGTCTTCCGAAAACTG GTGGAACACctacataatttcattttgtttcggTTTTCTATGGGCTTCATTGATAGCATAATTGCCAAAT ACATTGCCACTGTAGTTGGTTACCTGGTTGTCAGTCGTCCTTTCTTAGATTTGTCTCATCCTCGTCATCTCAAGAGTACACATTCAGAGCTTCTGGAg gATTACTACCAAAGTGGAAGAATGCTTTTGCGAATGTCTCAAGCTCTGGGTCGAATAGTTTTGGCTGGACGAGAAATGACTAGATTGGCTGG ttttactgCCCGGATTACAGAGTTAATGCAAGTACTAAAAGACTTAAATCATGGCAAATATGAACGCACAATGGTCTTGCAACAAGAAAAGG GTACTGAAGGAGTACGAGTCAGTCCTTTGATACCTGGTGCTGGAGAAATCATCAATGCAGATAACATTATAAA GTTTGATCATGTTCCTTTAGCAACGCCAAATGGAGATATCTTAATCCGAGATCTTAATTTTGaa GTTCGATCTGGGGCCAATGTTCTAATTTGTGGTCCAAATGGCTGTGGAAAAAGTTCACTTTTCCGTGTTCTTGGTGAA TTATGGCCTCTTTTTGGAGGACGTCTAACTAAACCAGAGAGAGGAAAGTTGTTTTATGTTCCTCAG AGACCTTATATGACTCTAGGAACACTTCGAGACCAAGTGATATATCCAGATGGAAGAGAAGATCAGAAAAAGAAGGGGATATCTGACCTT GTACTGAAAGAGTACCTGGACAATGTGCAGCTGGGTCATATCCTTGAACgggaaggaggctgggacagCGTTCAGGATTGGATGGATGTGCTTAGTGGAGGAGAAAAACAGAGAATGGCA ATGGCAAGATTATTTTATCATAAACCCCAGTTTGCCATTTTGGATGAATGCACAAGTGCAGTTAGTGTGGATGTGGAAGGCTACATTTACAGTCATTGTCGGAAG gTTGGCATCACCCTCTTCACTGTGTCACACAGAAAATCTCTTTGGAAACACCATGAG
- the Abcd3 gene encoding ATP-binding cassette sub-family D member 3 isoform X1 → MAAFSKYLTTRNSSLAGAAFLLLYLLHKRRRALGLHGKKSGKPPLQNNEKEGKKERAVVDRVFLSRLTQILKIMVPRTFCKETGYLILIAVMLVSRTYCDVWMIQNGTLIESGIIGRSRKDFKRYLFNFIAAMPLISLVNNFLKYGLNELKLCFRVRLTRYLYEEYLQAFTYYKMGNLDNRIANPDQLLTQDVEKFCNSVVDLYSNLIKPFLDIVLYIFKLTSAIGAEGPASMMAYLVVSGLFLTRLRRPIGKMTITEQKYEGEYRYVNSRLITNSEEIAFYNGNKREKQTIYSVFRKLVEHLHNFILFRFSMGFIDSIIAKYIATVVGYLVVSRPFLDLSHPRHLKSTHSELLEDYYQSGRMLLRMSQALGRIVLAGREMTRLAGFTARITELMQVLKDLNHGKYERTMVLQQEKGTEGVRVSPLIPGAGEIINADNIIKFDHVPLATPNGDILIRDLNFEVRSGANVLICGPNGCGKSSLFRVLGELWPLFGGRLTKPERGKLFYVPQRPYMTLGTLRDQVIYPDGREDQKKKGISDLVLKEYLDNVQLGHILEREGGWDSVQDWMDVLSGGEKQRMAMARLFYHKPQFAILDECTSAVSVDVEGYIYSHCRKVGITLFTVSHRKSLWKHHEYYLHMDGRGNYEFKQITEDTVEFGS, encoded by the exons tAAGAAAAGTGGAAAACCACCATTACAGAACAATGAG aaagaagggaaaaaagagcgAGCTGTGGTGGACAGGGTGTTTTTATCAAGGCTCACACAGATCCTGAAAATCATGGTCCCTAGGACATTTTGTAAAGAG ACAGGATACTTGATACTTATTGCTGTTATGTTGGTGTCTCGAACATATTGTGATGTTTGGATGATTCAAAATGGGACACTCATTGAAAG TGGTATCATTGGTCGTAGCAGAAAAGATTTCAAGAGGTACTTATTCAACTTCATCGCTGCCATGCCTCTC atcTCTCTGGTTAATAACTTCTTGAAGTATGGGTTAAATGAACTTAAACTGTGCTTTCGAGTAAGGCTCACCAGATACCTCTATGAGGAGTATCTCCA AGCTTTCACATATTATAAAATGGGAAATCTGGACAACAGAATAGCTAATCCAGACCAGCTGCTTACACAGGATGTAGAAAAATTTTGTAACAGTGTAGTTGATCTGTATTCAAATCTTATTAAG cCATTTTtagatatagttttatatattttcaagttaACAAGTGCAATTGGAGCTGAG GGCCCCGCAAGCATGATGGCCTACTTGGTTGTGTCTGGGCTATTCTTAACTAGACTTAGAAGGCCCATTGGTAAGATGACAATAACTGAACAAAAGTATGAAGGTGAATATAGATACGTTAATTCCCGACTCATCACAAATAG tgAAGAAATTGCCTTTTACAAtgggaacaaaagagaaaagcagacaaTCTACTCAGTCTTCCGAAAACTG GTGGAACACctacataatttcattttgtttcggTTTTCTATGGGCTTCATTGATAGCATAATTGCCAAAT ACATTGCCACTGTAGTTGGTTACCTGGTTGTCAGTCGTCCTTTCTTAGATTTGTCTCATCCTCGTCATCTCAAGAGTACACATTCAGAGCTTCTGGAg gATTACTACCAAAGTGGAAGAATGCTTTTGCGAATGTCTCAAGCTCTGGGTCGAATAGTTTTGGCTGGACGAGAAATGACTAGATTGGCTGG ttttactgCCCGGATTACAGAGTTAATGCAAGTACTAAAAGACTTAAATCATGGCAAATATGAACGCACAATGGTCTTGCAACAAGAAAAGG GTACTGAAGGAGTACGAGTCAGTCCTTTGATACCTGGTGCTGGAGAAATCATCAATGCAGATAACATTATAAA GTTTGATCATGTTCCTTTAGCAACGCCAAATGGAGATATCTTAATCCGAGATCTTAATTTTGaa GTTCGATCTGGGGCCAATGTTCTAATTTGTGGTCCAAATGGCTGTGGAAAAAGTTCACTTTTCCGTGTTCTTGGTGAA TTATGGCCTCTTTTTGGAGGACGTCTAACTAAACCAGAGAGAGGAAAGTTGTTTTATGTTCCTCAG AGACCTTATATGACTCTAGGAACACTTCGAGACCAAGTGATATATCCAGATGGAAGAGAAGATCAGAAAAAGAAGGGGATATCTGACCTT GTACTGAAAGAGTACCTGGACAATGTGCAGCTGGGTCATATCCTTGAACgggaaggaggctgggacagCGTTCAGGATTGGATGGATGTGCTTAGTGGAGGAGAAAAACAGAGAATGGCA ATGGCAAGATTATTTTATCATAAACCCCAGTTTGCCATTTTGGATGAATGCACAAGTGCAGTTAGTGTGGATGTGGAAGGCTACATTTACAGTCATTGTCGGAAG gTTGGCATCACCCTCTTCACTGTGTCACACAGAAAATCTCTTTGGAAACACCATGAG